Proteins from a genomic interval of Helicoverpa zea isolate HzStark_Cry1AcR chromosome 31, ilHelZeax1.1, whole genome shotgun sequence:
- the LOC124645317 gene encoding lariat debranching enzyme-like — MKMKIAVEGCAHGELEIIYECIETMQRREGINIDLLICCGDFQSVRNYEDLGTMAVPKKYQNMCSFYKYYSGEKRAPILTLFIGGNHEASNYLQELPYGGWVAPNIYYLGRAGVVKFGDIRIGGMSGIYKPQDYLQGHWECLPYNQSSLRTVYHVRSLEVFRLCQLRDKIHVMLSHDWPRGITDYGDTDTLLRWKAFFREDIESNRLGSVPAMQVLRTLKPDYWFAAHLHCQYAALVKHEDTNTETKFLALDKCLPRRKHLQIVDIPSEYDGELCLRHDVEWLAILKNTNHLLTVKNMNCYMPGPGGHGRFDFSPTDEEKENVVRLLGSLVIKEESFVRTAPIHDPNARKVVPTVPILNPQTVALCEKLGIDDPVQVVMARSGRAMKQPHAETTREEIRPTSSEENVSQVVSQSPSQTPMKSSRLSLLLPAPVTPSNEKSLQATSLETTTVPDTPESTMFYECKTPMFTGPTTVPDTPERTMFYECKTPMSAGPKKTFKRRNMSIYNTPDVDESVSTKSSSSLDDTPQSSKLPYRGDDTNDT; from the coding sequence atgaaaatgaaaatcgcTGTAGAAGGATGCGCCCATGGCGAATTAGAAATAATATATGAATGTATTGAAACAATGCAGAGAAGAGAAGGTATAAATATTGACTTATTGATATGTTGTGGTGACTTCCAATCTGTTCGCAATTATGAAGATCTTGGGACAATGGCTGTACCAAAGAAATACCAAAATATGTGTTCTTTTTATAAGTATTACAGTGGTGAGAAAAGAGCTCCGATATTAACACTGTTTATTGGTGGGAATCATGAAGCATCCAACTATTTACAAGAGCTCCCCTACGGGGGTTGGGTGGCTCCTAACATATATTACTTGGGCCGAGCTGGAGTTGTGAAGTTTGGAGATATAAGAATAGGAGGAATGTCTGGAATATATAAACCACAGGACTACTTACAAGGACACTGGGAATGTTTACCTTATAATCAAAGTTCTCTTAGAACAGTTTATCATGTCAGGTCTCTAGAAGTGTTCAGATTGTGTCAGCTGAGAGATAAAATCCATGTTATGTTATCGCATGACTGGCCAAGAGGTATCACAGATTATGGGGATACAGACACATTGTTAAGATGGAAAGCTTTCTTCAGGGAAGATATAGAGTCTAATCGATTAGGCAGTGTCCCAGCTATGCAAGTACTTCGCACTCTGAAGCCAGACTATTGGTTTGCAGCACATCTGCATTGTCAATATGCAGCCCTCGTTAAACATGAAGATACCAATACGGAGACAAAGTTCTTGGCTTTGGACAAATGTTTGCCAAGGCGCAAGCATTTGCAAATAGTGGATATACCTTCAGAGTATGATGGAGAGTTGTGCCTAAGACATGACGTGGAATGGCTAGCAATATTGAAGAATACTAATCATTTGCTGACTGTAAAGAATATGAATTGTTACATGCCTGGGCCTGGTGGACATGGAAGGTTTGATTTTTCACCTACTGACGAAGAGAAAGAAAATGTAGTCAGATTACTTGGAAGCCTTGTTATAAAGGAAGAAAGTTTCGTGAGGACTGCTCCAATTCACGATCCAAATGCTAGAAAAGTTGTTCCTACTGTACCAATACTGAATCCACAAACAGTAGCTCTATGCGAAAAATTGGGTATTGATGATCCTGTACAGGTAGTAATGGCGCGATCTGGTCGCGCAATGAAACAACCACATGCCGAAACTACCAGAGAAGAGATAAGGCCTACTAGTTCAGAAGAGAATGTCTCTCAAGTTGTATCTCAAAGTCCATCTCAGACCCCTATGAAATCGTCAAGGCTGTCATTACTTCTCCCCGCACCAGTCACTCCCAGTAATGAAAAATCACTACAAGCTACATCTCTAGAAACTACTACAGTACCAGATACTCCAGAAAGCACAATGTTTTATGAATGTAAGACCCCCATGTTTACAGGTCCTACTACGGTACCAGATACTCCAGAAAGAACAATGTTTTATGAATGTAAGACCCCCATGTCTGCAGGTCCAAAGAAAACCTTTAAAAGACGTAACATGTCTATTTACAACACTCCAGATGTTGATGAGAGTGTTAGCACTAAATCTAGTTCTTCATTAGATGATACTCCTCAATCTAGTAAATTACCTTACAGAGGGGATGATACCAATGATACATAA